One genomic region from Neoarius graeffei isolate fNeoGra1 chromosome 4, fNeoGra1.pri, whole genome shotgun sequence encodes:
- the apof gene encoding uncharacterized protein apof, translating to MYFCCKENKNSHFLLDTMMWGHKFWFLLLSHFLLSDLAHSQALPPPRFKNRIGSDIFSIIPPSSSPISLEEARAIRDEEPHSDPIQHLVSGLTESLHGLVHLHENLSCAELEAGPWKGAGFSHELLGLIMVPVLASAGCEPEAEELVKNLIMMLGWEDTQELLAHIVGLMSRSSLHRSNSVSIPSKPSGHSGHHLQAVMFNIQQLAEDEDVPSLEKRCQGWMRMKDMVLLGRKLDHVKMHLSEAKHVCQNLGFVCAGVTKEDPTSPKLYHIILRPGSWLMPSPPPNQSESWIQSCRVLPVRWRRHTAHQTDCTNEKEERVYKVVEWIPAVSTLYNLGTAVYYASMSCSETAKERALMSTVDLGTDAIVAATGGTAGIAGYALGAGIKTSIKAGVRYLLNRMNQEEDLLMNQNSWEDGTIIFQ from the exons ATGTACTTTTGTTGTAAGGAAAATAAG AATTCTCACTTTTTATTGGATACCATGATGTGGGGTCACAAATTCTGGTTCCTGCTTCTGAGCCACTTCCTGCTGTCTGACCTGGCTCATTCCCAAGCTCTGCCCCCTCCTCGCTTCAAGAACAGAATTGGGTCTGACATTTTCTCCATCATTCCTCCATCTTCATCTCCAATCTCACTAGAAGAAGCAAGGGCCATCCGAGATGAAGAACCTCACAGTGACCCCATCCAGCATCTGGTCTCTGGCCTTACAGAATCTTTACACGGTCTTGTGCATCTCCACGAAAATTTGAGCTGTGCAGAGCTGGAGGCAGGGCCTTGGAAAGGGGCAGGGTTTTCACATGAGCTGCTGGGCTTGATCATGGTACCTGTACTGGCGTCTGCAGGATGTGAACCTGAAGCTGAGGAACTGGTAAAGAATTTGATCATGATGCTGGGATGGGAAGATACACAGGAACTTCTGGCGCACATAGTTGGTCTGATGAGTAGGTCATCTCTacatcgttcaaattctgtatccATTCCATCCAAACCAAGTGGTCATTCAGGACACCACCTGCAAGCCGTGATGTTTAACATCCAGCAGCTTGCTGAGGATGAAGATGTTCCTAGCTTGGAGAAGCGATGTCAGGGTTGGATGAGGATGAAGGACATGGTGTTATTAGGTCGGAAGCTTGATCATGTAAAGATGCATCTAAGTGAAGCAAAGCATGTTTGCCAAAATCTGGGATTTGTTTGCGCAGGCGTGACAAAGGAAGATCCCACCAGCCCAAAGTTGTACCACATCATTCTCAGGCCTGGCAGTTGgctcatgccatcacctcctccTAACCAATCAGAAAGCTGGATTCAGAGCTGCAGGGTGTTGCCTGTACGCTGGCGCAGGCACACTGCTCATCAGACAGATTGTACAAATGAAAAAGAGGAGCGTGTGTATAAAGTCGTGGAGTGGATCCCTGCAGTGTCCACACTCTATAACCTTGGCACTGCTGTTTATTATGCCTCTATGAGCTGCTCAGAAACAGCAAAAGAAAGAGCCTTGATGAGCACTGTGGATCTGGGAACCGACGCTATCGTAGCAGCTACAGGCGGCACAGCTGGCATAGCCGGGTATGCCCTGGGGGCAGGGATAAAAACAAGCATAAAAGCCGGAGTTCGATATCTGCTGAACAGAATGAATCAGGAGGAAGACCTGCTCATGAACCAAAACAGCTGGGAGGACGGAACCATTATttttcaataa